A region of the Chloroflexota bacterium genome:
CCGCGACCACTTCGTGCTGGCGCAGGCTGGCGGCAGGCTCTTCGCGATCGGCGGGCGGATCGGGAACTTCTCGCGGAATGTGGACACGGTTGAGATCCTCGATCCGGCAGGTGGGGCCTGGACCTTCGGTGCGCCGCTGCCCGAGCCCCGCAGCGGTATCGCTGGCGCAGTCGAGGGTGAGCGGGTGTACGTCTTCGGCGGGGAAGATCCCGGCCAGACGCACGCCGAGGTGTTCGTCTACGATCCGGCTGCCGACGTCTGGGCGCAGGCCACGCCGATGCCGACGCCGCGCCACGGTCTGGCAGCCGTCGCCGTGAACGGATCTATCCACGTTCTCGGCGGCGGCCTGTCGCCGGGCGGCGGCTCGGATACGGCCGTCTACGAGATCCTGACGCCATAGTCTGGCCCGGCCGTCCCCGCCGGCTCGCCACGCATGCTACCCTTCGCGCCGGTGCGCTTGCGCCCGACCACACGATCCGACCATGACAGCGCCCCGGCCCAGTCTCTGAGCCGGACCTGTGGGAGAGGTCACAGTGACGATCCGCGAAGGTGGGCTGTCCCACATCCTCGACGCCGCGCAGTTCTCGCGGGAGTGGCTCCTCGAAGAGCTGTTCCCGCGCACCGACCTGATGCGTGAGATCCATCGCCTGGGCGACTCGCGCCTGCTCACCGGTCGGCGCATGTTCGGCCTCTTCTACCAGCCGTCGACCCGTACGCGGATCTCGTTCGAGAGCGCCATGACCTCGCTCGGAGGCACCGTCAGCGGCATCGAGGTGCTCCGCGAAACCCGCGAGCGCGACGACGAGCCGCTGGAGGACCGTGTTCGGGTGCTCGGCTCCTACGGCTACGACGTGCTGCTGATCCGCTACCACGAGGAGGGCGGCGCGGCGCGGGCGGCCTCGGCGTCCAGCGTTCCCGTCATCAACGCTGGCGATGGCGACGGTCAGCACCCCACCCAGGCGCTGCTCGACGCCTACACCATCCACCGCGAGGTAGGTCGGCTCCACGACCTCGAGATCGCCGTGGTCGGCGATCTGACCTACGAGCGGTCCGTCAACTCGCTGGCGGAGCTGCTGGCGAACGCGCCCGGCGTGCGCCTGCGCTTCGTGTCGCCGGACACGCTGCGCCTGCGGCCGGCGATCCGCGACCGCCTCAGCGCCGCCGGCGCGACCTTCGAGGAGCTGGACGACCTCGAAGCGGTGCTGCCGACCGCCGACGTGGTGTACCTGACGCGCGCCCACTCAGACCGAATGGTCATGGCGCAGCGGTTCACGACCGAGCGCCGCTCGTATGGCGTGGATGCCGGCGTGCTCTCGCGGATGAAGGAGCGGGCCATCGTGCTGCATCCGCTGCCCCGTGGACCTGAGCTGCCGCTCAGCCTCGATGGGGATCCGCGCGTCGCCTGCTTCCGGCAGGCGCAGAACGGCCTGTACGTCCGCATGGCGCTGCTCACCATGGTGCTCCAGAACGCCAGCGGCTTGAAACCGCCGGAGGGCCGTCAGTAGAATCTGCGCTTGCTGATCCCCAGTGCGCTTCTTCGGGGAACCTCATCCCCCCTGTGCCTCAACTCTTGCGATAGCTCTCGGGCCTTCGTCCTCATCCTTCTTCGTAGGCGCCTCCGGAGCTCCGACCGCACGATGCGGCCAGATGGTGTGTGGTGTACCGCCGAAGGGACGAGACTGAGGTAGGTTGCTGAGGGGCATGATGGTCGGCTGCCGAGGGGCGCTGCCCCAGCGCGGTCTGGCTGGCTTGACCGCGGTAACGATGGTTCGGTCTTCCGCCATGTCGCACGACGCTCGACGCGGTGCTGCGACGGGTGTCGGGCTCCAACGAAGGAGGTTGAATGAGCGGAATCCTCTGGCTGGTTCCTTTCTCGGGAATTGTCGCGGTCATCGCGGCGGCCCTGCTTGCGCGCGACGTGCTCAGTCGCGACAAGGGGACTGCCGCGATGCAGGAGGTCGCCAACGCGATCTACGAAGGCGCGATGGCGTTCCTCAATCGGCAGTACCGCACCATCGGCATGCTGTCGGTGGTGGCGGCGGTGCTGATCGGCGTGCTGCTTGGCGCTATCGCTCCGCCCATTGAGGACGCCTCGGGCAACATCAGCAGCTTCGAGCTGGCCTGGCGCACGTCCGTCGCCTTCCTGGTCGGCGCGGCCTGCTCGGCCGTCGCCGGCTTCGTTGGCATGTGGATCTCGGTGCAGGCGAATCTACGCACGGCGGCTGCTGCCACCAGGAGCCTGAAGGATGCGCTCCAGGTCTCGCTGCGCGGCGGCGCCGTGTCGGGGCTGCTGGTCGTGGCGCTCAGCCTTCTCGGCGTGCTCGGCATCTTCGCGGCGTATGGCGGCTTCACGCGGCCAGCCGTGGCTCCGTTCCTGATCGTCGGCTTCGGGTTCGGCGCGAGCTTCGTGGCACTGTTCGCCCAGCTGGGCGGCGGTATCTACACCAAGGCCGCGGACGTCGGCTCGGACCTCGTCGGTAAGGTCGAGGCGGGCATCCCTGAGGACGACCCGCGTAACGCGGCGGTCGTCGCGGACCTCGTCGGCGACAACGTCGGCGACTGCGCCGGCCGCGGTGCTGACCTGTTCGAGTCAACGGCTGCCGAGAACATCGGCGCGATGATCCTCGGCATCACCATCTACCTGGCGACCAACGACGTCGCCTGGGTCTTCTTCCCGCTCGTCGTCCGCTCCGTCGGCCTGTTGGCCTCGATTGTCGGCATCTACGTCGTCGGCGCGGGCCAGGCCGAGGTCACCAACGCCCAGGCCTCGCTGGACCGGGGCTACTGGACGATGACCGTCCTGTGCGCCCTCGGCATCGTCGGTGTGACGATGACGATGCTCGGCTCCTGGTGGCTGGTGACGGCTGGCCTGGTCGGTCTCGTGACCAGCGTGATCTTCGTCTACCTGACGCAGTACTACACGGCTGGCAGCTGGCGTCCCGTGCAGGAGATCGCGCGGGCCTCGCGCACTGGCCCCGCCACGAACATCATCTCCGGGTTCGCCGTCGGCCTTGAGACGACTGGCCCCACAGCCATCGTGATCTCGGCGGCGCTCGTCGCCAGCTACTACTGCGGCTCGCAGTGGGCAGCCGGGTTCCCGCAACTGGCGACCTACCTCCAGAGCCATGGCGTCGCGGCTGCGGACGTGGCCGATCACGCGTCGATGGTCGGTGGCCTCTTCGGCACCGCCGTCGCCACGATGGGCATGCTGACGACGGTGGCGTACATCCTGGCGATGGACACCTTCGGGCCGATCACCGACAACGCCGGCGGTATCGCCGAGATGTCGCAGGCGCCCGAGGAGACCCGCCACCGGACGGACGCCCTGGACGCCGTCGGCAACACCACGAAGGCGCTGACGAAGGGCTACGCGATTGCGTCGGCGGCCCTGGCGGCGTTCCTGCTCTTCAGCGCCTACCTCGACGAGGTCAAGAAGGTCACCAAGCTGACGCACATCCCCGTCGATCTGACGAACGTGAACGTCTTCATCGGCGGCTTCCTCGGCGCGACGCTGGTCTTCTTCTTCTGCGCGCTGACGATCCGCGCGGTCGGCAAGGCCGCCTCGGACATCATCGAAGAGGTCCGCCGCCAGTTCCGCGAGAACCCCGGCATCATGGAATTCAAGGTGAAGCCGGACTACGCTCGCTGCGTGGACATCACCACGCGCGCCGCCCTCCGTGAGATGGTGGTGCCAGGCATCCTGGTGGTGGCGTTCCCGGTCGTGGTCGGCCTGCTGCTGAAGGCCGAGGCGATGGCCTCGTTCCTGATGGTCGGCACGATGGCCGGCATCCTGATGGCGACCGTCCTCAACAACGCCGGCGGCGCCTGGGACAACGCCAAGAAGTTCATCGAGTCCGGTGAACTGGTCGACGACGCCGGCGTGGTTCAGGCCAAGGGCACCCCGCCGCACGCGGCTGCCGTCGTCGGCGACACGGTCGGCGACCCGTTCAAGGACACCTCTGGCCCGTCGCTGCACGTGTTGATCAAGCTGCTGAGCACGATCACGCTGGTGCTGGCGCCGCTGTTCATCCGCTAGGTCGCCTCGCCGATCCAAGGCCCTCACCCGCGGCGCGGGTGAGGGCTTCTTCTTGCCTTTCAGCGGCCGGGGCGAACCAGCGCCAGCACGTCCTCGGCGATGCGCGCGGCGGCATCGGCCGGCATCAGCGCCCGCATCGCCGACCCGAGCGCGGCACGGCGCGTCTCATCCGCGGTCATCGCGCGGACCGTCTCGACCAGCACCTCCGGCGTCAGGTCGGACTGCTCGAAGGCCAGCGCCGCGCCGGCCAGCCCGAAGATCTCGGCGTTCGCCTCCTGGTGCGTGCCTGGCATCGGCACGATGATGGTCGGCTTGCCGAGCGCCGACAGCTCGGCGAGTGTGCCCATGCCGGCCCGCGACAGCACCACCGAGGCGGCGGCCAGCGCGTGCGGCATCTCCGAGACGATCAGCTCGTGCTGTTGGTAGCGTCGCCCCAGATCGGCCGTGGGGACGCCGCGGCCCCGGCCCGTCAGATGGAGCACCTGGCAGAACTCGACCAGGCGCGCGGCGGCCTCGGCCACGATCCGGTTCAGCCCGAGCGCACCGGTCCCGCCGCCCGTGACCAGCAGCAGCGGCACGCCCGCCTCAAAGCCGAACAGGCGCAGCCCCTCGGAAGCGTCGCCGCTCAAGATGCGCGGACGGACCGGATTGCCGCGCAGCGTCGTGCGGTTGCTCGGGAACGCGCCGACGGTGGCCGGCAGCGCGACGGTGATCTTCCGGGCGAACGGCACGAGCAGCTTGTTGGCGAGGCCGGGGATCGCGTCCTGCTGGTGGATCAGCACTGGCACCCGCAGCAGTCCGGCCGCCGCCAGCGGCGGTACGCTGGCGAACCCACCCGCGCCGCAGGCCACATCGGGCTTGAAGCGGCGGACGTGCCCGAGTGACTGGCCGACGCCCCAGGCGATCCGCCCCAGGTCGGTGACGTTCTGGGTGTCCCAGTAGCGCCGCAGCTTGCCCGTCGCGATGCCGACGTAGGGGATGCCCTCTTCGACCACGAGGGCGGCCTCCGGGCCGTCCTGAGTGGCGATGTACAGCAGCTCGATCTCTGGCGCCCGCGCCCGCAGCTCGCTTGCGACCGCCAGAATCGGCGTCGCCGAGCCGCCCGAGCCGCCGCCGGCAAGCAGAACGCGCATCCGTCCTCCGAGCCAGCGAGTATACCGCCCGTCACGGTCGTGCCCGGCGTCCCGGTGTGCCGTGCCGCCTTGACACCCGCCGGAGGCCGTCGATACCCTTCGAGCAGGGATCACCAGCGGCGCAGGCTGTCTGCGAATCCGCTCAGTCTCCGCTGGAGCCGCCGCGTGAGCACAGACGGAATGCCGGTCCTCGC
Encoded here:
- the pyrB gene encoding aspartate carbamoyltransferase, with the translated sequence MTIREGGLSHILDAAQFSREWLLEELFPRTDLMREIHRLGDSRLLTGRRMFGLFYQPSTRTRISFESAMTSLGGTVSGIEVLRETRERDDEPLEDRVRVLGSYGYDVLLIRYHEEGGAARAASASSVPVINAGDGDGQHPTQALLDAYTIHREVGRLHDLEIAVVGDLTYERSVNSLAELLANAPGVRLRFVSPDTLRLRPAIRDRLSAAGATFEELDDLEAVLPTADVVYLTRAHSDRMVMAQRFTTERRSYGVDAGVLSRMKERAIVLHPLPRGPELPLSLDGDPRVACFRQAQNGLYVRMALLTMVLQNASGLKPPEGRQ
- a CDS encoding UDP-N-acetylglucosamine--N-acetylmuramyl-(pentapeptide) pyrophosphoryl-undecaprenol N-acetylglucosamine transferase, with the protein product MRVLLAGGGSGGSATPILAVASELRARAPEIELLYIATQDGPEAALVVEEGIPYVGIATGKLRRYWDTQNVTDLGRIAWGVGQSLGHVRRFKPDVACGAGGFASVPPLAAAGLLRVPVLIHQQDAIPGLANKLLVPFARKITVALPATVGAFPSNRTTLRGNPVRPRILSGDASEGLRLFGFEAGVPLLLVTGGGTGALGLNRIVAEAAARLVEFCQVLHLTGRGRGVPTADLGRRYQQHELIVSEMPHALAAASVVLSRAGMGTLAELSALGKPTIIVPMPGTHQEANAEIFGLAGAALAFEQSDLTPEVLVETVRAMTADETRRAALGSAMRALMPADAAARIAEDVLALVRPGR
- a CDS encoding sodium-translocating pyrophosphatase; this encodes MSGILWLVPFSGIVAVIAAALLARDVLSRDKGTAAMQEVANAIYEGAMAFLNRQYRTIGMLSVVAAVLIGVLLGAIAPPIEDASGNISSFELAWRTSVAFLVGAACSAVAGFVGMWISVQANLRTAAAATRSLKDALQVSLRGGAVSGLLVVALSLLGVLGIFAAYGGFTRPAVAPFLIVGFGFGASFVALFAQLGGGIYTKAADVGSDLVGKVEAGIPEDDPRNAAVVADLVGDNVGDCAGRGADLFESTAAENIGAMILGITIYLATNDVAWVFFPLVVRSVGLLASIVGIYVVGAGQAEVTNAQASLDRGYWTMTVLCALGIVGVTMTMLGSWWLVTAGLVGLVTSVIFVYLTQYYTAGSWRPVQEIARASRTGPATNIISGFAVGLETTGPTAIVISAALVASYYCGSQWAAGFPQLATYLQSHGVAAADVADHASMVGGLFGTAVATMGMLTTVAYILAMDTFGPITDNAGGIAEMSQAPEETRHRTDALDAVGNTTKALTKGYAIASAALAAFLLFSAYLDEVKKVTKLTHIPVDLTNVNVFIGGFLGATLVFFFCALTIRAVGKAASDIIEEVRRQFRENPGIMEFKVKPDYARCVDITTRAALREMVVPGILVVAFPVVVGLLLKAEAMASFLMVGTMAGILMATVLNNAGGAWDNAKKFIESGELVDDAGVVQAKGTPPHAAAVVGDTVGDPFKDTSGPSLHVLIKLLSTITLVLAPLFIR